TGGCCACCAATGTATTTGGAAAACCGGCCGCGTTGTTCTACGATTATAAATACCAGTTAGGTGATGTATGGCTGGGTTACAATATTGGTGTAAACAAACAAAAGCGAAAAGGCAGTGATGACCGCAGCCGCCGGTTTGTATCCATGCGCTACTTCGATCAGCACTTCGATCAGTTTCCAAAACTGGATACTTTTGATCCTCGCTATACCAATAAGAAATATGTACTGGGGCAGTTCACCTGGTATAAGATCGACTTCTATCGTACCAATTATATTTTTGGTTTCGGGCGAACAGAAGACTTACCGGTGGGTATGCAGCGCAAGGTTACACTTGGCGCGGTGCAGGTTGACAGCCTGAAGCGGGTGTATGCAGGGTTTGAGTTTGATCACTGGCTGGTAGACAGCCACGATAATTACTGGAATTATACCCTGTCGTTGGGCACTAATTTCTATAAAAGGGAATGGCAGGATAACAGCACCCTGCTGAATATTTCGTGGTACAGCCGGTTAATGGATTTTACAAAATTCAAGATCAGGCAGTATGCCAACATCAGTTATGCCGGCATTTACAATCAACATGTATACGAATCACTGCACATCAACAACGAATATGGGTTAGATGAATTCAGTACCGATAGCATCCGGGCCCGGCAGCGTCTTTCGCTAGGTACGGAAACTACTTTATATACACGATGGAGTATCCTGGGTTTCAAGATCGGATTTCTGGCCTTTGCCCGGGGCACGTTAATGGAACCGCCGGTACTGGGTATCTGGCGGGGTGGCCTTTTTCCCTCGCTGGGTGGTGGAGTAAGAACCCGTAACGAAAACCTGATCTTCGGCACCATCGAGGCCCGCTTCACCTGGTTCCCGCATACCCTGTACGGCGTAAATAATTTTACTGTTACGGTGCGCAGTAACCTCCGTGTAAAAGCTACGGGTTCGTTTGTACAAGCTCCGTGGTTTGCGTTGGTAAAGTAATGTGATAATTAGCCAATCCTATAATTCGATAATGAAATCCAGTGTAAGGGTTAGTATGTAGATTTTGCCTTTAGTGATTGACTAATGTGCTGTAAACCGGCTATGGAAGACTGTTTTATAAGGGTATTCTTGTAGCAATAACAAGGGAAGGGTATATAAAAAAAAGGGACCCCGATGTAGAAACATGGGGTCGTTGGTATTTGGTATGATATAGTGCCTTAAGTTGTTACCGTAAAGATAATGTCGTTGTTTGAATATTTTAAGATTTTTTTTTAATTTCTTAATTGAACTTTTTTTCTACTGTATAAGTATTTGTCAGATCACGGTTAGGTGCAGGTATTACAGTTTTCTTTTCTGTGTGAACAGTCTGCGTATTACCGTTACTATGTATTTGAGCCAGGGTAGGTGCAATTACCAGTGATACAATCGACATCAGTTTGATGAGGATATTCATAGATGGACCTGAAGTATCTTTAAACGGATCACCTACAGTATCACCGGTTACAGATGCTTTATGGGGCTCACTCTTTTTGTAATAAATCTGGCCATTGATCTCAACACCTTTTTCAAAAGACTTCTTGGCATTATCCCAGGCGCCACCGGCGTTGTTCTGGAACATACCCATCAATACGCCACTAACGGTAGCGCCAGCCAGAAAACCACCTAATGCTTCAGGGCCTAACAGGAAACCAATGATGAGGGGAGAAGCAATGGCAATAAGACCAGGCATGATCATTTTTTTGATAGATGCGTTGGTTGAAATCGCCACGCATTTATCATATTCGGGTTTGCCTTTTCCTTCCATGATACCAGGAATGGTGCGGAACTGACGGCGCACTTCTTCCACCATGGCCATTGCAGCTTCACCTACTGCACGGATAGCCAGTGAGGAGAAGATGAAGGGGATCATCCCACCTACAAACAGCGCAGCCAGTACATCGGCTTTATAAATATTGATACCGGGAATTTTTGCTACACCTACAAATGCTGCAAACAGGGCTAGTGCGGTCAACGCAGCGGATGCGATCGCAAAACCTTTACCGGTAGCAGCGGTTGTGTTTCCTACTGCATCCAGTACATCGGTTTTTTCACGCACCTCTTTGGGCAACTCGCTCATTTCAGCAATACCACCGGCGTTATCGGCAATTGGTCCAAAGGCGTCGATGGCTAACTGCATGGCAGTAGTGGCCATCATCCCGGCTGCGGCAATACCTACACCGTACAAACCTGCACATTGGTAAGAACCCCAGATACCACCGGCCAGCACCAGAATTGGCAACAAGGTACTTTCCATACCTACTGCCAAACCACCAATAACGTTGGTAGCGTGGCCGGTAGCCGATTGGCGGATGATGCTCATTACCGGACGTTTACCCATTGCGGTATAATACTCGGTGATGATGCTCATTAATGTTCCCACTACAAGCCCTACGACAATAGCGCCGAGAATGCCTTCACGGGTAAAGGTTTTGCTGCCTGTTATCAACGTACCATTGGCCATGTCACGGATCAGGTGAAATTCCCCGGTAGGCAGGATCCAGAATACCAGACCAACACAGGCAATTGCTGTAAGCACAATGGAACCCCAGTTACCCATATTCAGCGCTTTTTGTACCGTGCTGGTATTAACACCGGCCGATTCGCTGATGCGTACAAAGAAGGTTCCTATGATAGAAAATAAGATGCCTACGCCTGCAATCATCATGGGCAGCAATATCAGTGACATACCACCGAACTGGTCGTTAACAACCGCTTCGCGGCCCAGTACCATGGTAGCCAGTACCGTAGCTACATAAGAGCCGAACAGGTCGGCGCCCATACCAGCCACGTCGCCTACGTTATCACCCACGTTATCGGCAATGGTGGCCGGGTTGCGCGGATCATCTTCGGGGATGCCGGCTTCCACTTTACCCACCAGGTCAGCGCCTACGTCGGCAGCTTTGGTATAAATACCACCCCCCACACGGGCAAACAGGGCAATTGATTCGGCGCCTAATGAAAAGCCGGTAAGCACTTCAATGGTCCGCATCATTTCCGGAGAGTCTACCCCTGCATTGGGTGCAAAAATCATTTTAAGGATGAGGAACAAACTGCTTAAGCCTAAAACAGCCAAACCCGCCACACCCATACCCATTACAGAACCGCCGGTAAATGATACCGCCAGGGCTTTGCTCAAGCTGGTACGGGCTGCATTGGCGGTACGCACATTGGCCTTGGTGGCCACCCGCATACCTATATAACCGGCTGTTGCACTGAGGATGGCGCCAAAAATGAACGCAATGGCTATTGACCAGTGTGAGTCCGGATTGGCGCTGGCCATTACTCCCAGCAAAATCGCAACAATAACAACGAAATAGCCGAGAATTTTCCATTCGGCACGTAAAAAGGCCATCGCACCTTGTGCTATGTATGTGCTGATCTCTTTCATGCGGTCGGTACCCGCGTCTTGTTTAGAAACCCATTTGAATTTTAAGAGAGTGTACAGCAAGCCCAGAATGCCCATGGCGGGCGCTAAGTAGAACAGTTTGTCCATAGTTTTGATTCTTAATCGCTAGATTTTTATAAGGTGAACAAATATAAGGAAATACAGTCAATAGGCTAATGGGCTAATTTGCCAATGTACTAATAATACAGGAGGCGGCATCAAAATGATGCCGCCTCCTGTATTATATTCGTATTTCATTAGCCCATTAGCCCATTAGCATATTAGCTAATTCTTCTTAAACAGTCCTTTCAGCAGCCCTTTGCCCTTTTCTTCCAGCTGTTGTTTATTGCTTTTAACCGCACTGTCCTTGGTACCTGTGCTGTCTTTACGTCCGGACAGTACGCTGGTCAGGTAATCTTTACCGGCCTGTACCGCCTGGGTTTTTACCGATGCCAGGGTGTCTTTTGCAGCGGCTTTTTTAGCTTCTACCAGCTCTTTCGCCTGGTCCTTCATATCATCGGCCAGGGAGTTGCCCGAACCGGCGAGATCGGTTTTTATGGTTGGGTTGGTAATACTACCACCAAGGTTCACCTTAAAGTTTACTACATCGCTCACCTTAACGGGAACGCCTTTACTGTTGGCCTGTGAAACCAGGTTGTTCACGAGGGCATTGGCCTGGCTGCCCAGCTTTTCGCGCGGCACTTTCATGTTTATCACATAATCGATCGATTGGTCAAGCCCGTGCTTACCGCCAATTTCCATATCCATGTCCTGCACTTTTACATTGAAAGGTTTTACAAACACTTTGCCATCGGCCACATCAAAATAGCTTTTTACGTCTTTCAATGAAATTTCTTTCAGGGCCGAGATATTGAGTGCGCCGGCCAGTTTATCCAACGGCGCAAATTTGTTCAGCACACCCTGTAACAACAGCATGGAGCCGCTGCCGGTGAGTGTGCTCAGATCGGGCATCATGGTTTCGCCCAGCTTGCCGTTGAGGGTAAGCTTTGAGGTTAATTTACCGGCAATGAACTGGCCAATGGGCATCAGTTTCTGCACCGTATTATACGCCATGAATGTTTTCTGAATATCCAGGTTCTGAATGTCATAGTTAAGCGAAATATCGGGTTTCTTCTTGCTTGCTTTGGTAGAGTAGGAGCCGCCCAGTGCAATGGTGCCGTCGAGGGCTTCCATTTTTACATCTTTCATGCTAACGGTCTCATCCTTCACCGCGAGTGTACCTACAATATTTTTATAATCCACCTTGTCGTATTTAACATCGCCTGCCTTTGCATTGAGCGTAAGGTTCAGGTTTTTGGGAACCGCAAATGGTTCGCTTGCCGGGGCAGGTGCGCCGGCTTTGGTGGCCGTATCTTTTGCTGCAGGGGCAGGCGTTGCGGTGGCGCTGGTAGTGCCCATTAATTTGTTAAGGTCCACTTTGTCTGCAGATACGTTCAAGGTACCAGCCAGGGTTTCGTTTTTTAATGCATACCCTATCAGGTTATCGAAGTAACCATTGGCATTGAAGTTGGTGCCCTGGAAATTACCGGTTACATCGTTCACCGTAACGTTTTTAGGGTTGAAGGTGAGCTGGGTATTTTTCAGGTTAACGCCATCGGGATAATCTTTCGACTTATAGCTAACGTTAGTAACCTGTATGTTGCCGGCTGTTTGAATGGCATCGTACTGACTTTTATCGATAGATGATTTCTTTCCTTTTACCGATATATTGGCATTGAGGTTACCGGCCAGTGAGGTGCCTGGTTCAAATTTATAAAACTGGGCTATGTTGGCCAGGTTGAATGTACCTTTGGCGGTTCCGTCAAAAAAAGGGTCTGAGGCCAGTGTTTTCAATAACAGGTTCAGGTCAACCACATCTTTGCCTATTTCAATATGCGCAGCAGGGATGGTTATCACTGCATGGTCTGCCAGCGCATCGGGGCTTTCAAAGTTTATTCTTGCGCTGGTATTTTGTATAGGGGCCGGGAAGTCTTTTGATGAATAATACAGTTTGCTGATGTCGATATAACCCTTGGCAGTAAAATCGCCGGGTTGTTGTTTTTGTACAACCGCCAGGCTGCCTTTTGCCTGCACATCTGCATCCAGGTTACCCGCCAGTTTGGTGCCGGGCAGCTTTACAAACTGGGTAATGGTGGCCAGGTCCAGCTTGCCTTTGGCGGCTGCATCGATGTACTGGGCGGTCATGGGCTTTTGAAACAGCACGTGAAAATCGAAAGGATCGGCGCCAAATTCAATATGCGCTTTTGGAATGTCAACCACTGCATTATCGGTTACGCCATCCGGGTTGTTCACTTTTAACACCAGGTTGATGTGCTGAACCGGTTTGGGCAGATCGGGATACTGGAAGAACCCGTCCTGGATTTCGAGATTGACATTGTATGCGGGTATTTTGGCGCCGCCGTAGGTGCCTTTTATAAAACCACTGAACAGCGCTTTACCGCTTGTTTTTATTTTTTCAAAATCCTGGGCATATACAGCAGGGATCAGGGACAAAATGCTTTTAAAGTCGGTTGAGGGTGCTTTAAAATTGATGTCCATGTTGTAGGTGCTGTCATTCACCAACTGGAAAAAACCGTCTGTTGCGAGTTTTAACCCGTTCAGGGCTATTTCTTCCGTCTTCCAGGAGTATTTGCTGTTTTTGGTATCTACCACAATATCCAGGTCAATGCCGGTTTTGGTATTGTTGAGGTAGGGAATGCCGCCGTAGATAAATGTTACGGCGTCGGCATTGGTGTTGGTTTTCAGCGTAAACAGGTCTGAAGTGAAATCACCGCTGCCTTCGTGGGTTAAATTCACCAGCTCGGTGCTCATGCCCGTGGTAGCGTCGTCGTATTTTACGTACGCATTGTTGATGGCATAATGCTGCAGGTTCATTTCAAAAGGCGAAGCGGCCGTATCAGCGGTTGCCGTAGGGGCAGTGGCCGTATCGGGTTTGGTGATGTCCCAGTTGGCCTTGCCTTCCTTGGTAACAAGGGCATGAATACGCGGTTCATCGATATTAACCGAATAAATTTTCATATTCTTGCCGCCAATTACGCTGAAAAGGTTCACAGCAACATCGATTTCTTTGGCACTGATAAGGGTATCTTTGGCAAATATATCTGTGCCAACTACCTGTAGGTCTTCGAGCGCTACAGAAACCCGGGGAAAATGACGAAAAAAGGAGAGGCTGAGGTCTTTAAAATCAACCTGGGCGTTGATGTTCTTGTTGATCTGTTCTTTAGCAATGGCAATGATCTTGCCTTTGAAAATAAAAGGGGCCACAAACAGGATCACCAATAAAACGCCAAGGGATATTCCGGTGATCTTCAGGATTTTTTTGAGCATAGGTAATTGGTTTACTTTCAATCGGGTGTGTGAAGGTAAAGTAAAAAGAAGCAAGATACAAGAAACCAGGCACATGGCTTGGATAAATGCCAGGTACAGGCTGCCGGACCCATGAAACCTGAAACGTGTAACAAATTAAAAATATGACCCCTGAAAGACATGACCGCCTGATGGCGGTATTAAAAAAGCGGCAAAGTGATTTAACGGTAGTGCTGGAAAATGTGTCTGATCCGCATAATATTTCTGCGGTAATGCGTACCTGTGATGCGGTAGGGATACAGGAAGTGTATGTGTTGAACAACAAAATTCCCCGGCATAAAAAATGGGGCGCCAGAAGCAGCAGCAGTGCCGCCAAATGGCTGAGTATTTACCAGTTTACCGATGCAGAAGCCTGTTTTGCCGCTTTGCGTCAGAAATATGACCGTATTTTAACCACCCATCTTAGCAGTGATGCGGTTAATTTGTACGATATTGATTTTACCGGCCGTATTGCCCTCGTATTTGGCAACGAGCACTCCGGTGTAAGCGATGAGATCAGGGCCATGGCCGATGGTAATTTTATTATTCCGCAGGTAGGCATTATTAAATCGCTGAATATTTCTGTTGCCTGCGCGGTTACCCTGTATGAAGCGCAACGGCAAAAGTTACTGGCCGGGCATTATGATAAAAGCCGCATGCCGGAACAACAAATGAATGAATTACTGGAGAAGTGGGGGGTTGAAGAAGAAATGGAAATTAAGAATGAAGAACAGAGGAATGAGAAAGGGAATATTGAATATTGAATGTCCAATGTTGAATGTTGAAGTGAAATACAAGGCAATGAAACACTTAATCATTACGGCCAGTTTAATATTATCTGCATTAGTTGGGTTTACGCAAACCATTAAAAAGGTAAAGGTTACCGAAGTGGAAGAGTATGTCAAAAACAGCGATCACCCTATTGTGTTGAATTGCTGGGCTACCTGGTGTGCGCCCTGTAACGAGGAAATACCTTACTTTATGGAGAGCGTTAAAAAGTACAGTGAGCAAAAAGTAGAACTGGTGCTGGTAAGTCTCGACTTTGCGAAATCCTATCCAACCAAAATCGCCGGGCAGATAAATAAAAAGCATTTTGAGGCTACTTTTTTCTGGCTCAACGAAACCAATGCCGATTATTTTTGTCCGAAAATAGACCCCAAATGGGATGGCACGCTGCCATCGACTGTATATATAAATCCTGCAACCGGTTATCGTAAATTCTTTGGCCGACCTATGACCGATAGACAGATCGATCTCGAAGTAGGTCGTTTGGTAGGACTGAAAAAATAAGTAAAAAGTTGACCAGTTAACTTGTTAACAGGTTAACTGGTCAACTAATCAACCGGAATTATTATTTCAGGCTCTTGTTAATTGCTTTCGCAGAATCGAGGTGCATTCTAAGCGTTGGCAATTTTTGTGAGCAAAATGTTTTTACATCAGGATCTGTTCCGTCCTTGGCGCATTTCTCAAACATATCTACCACGTCTTTATGGTCGCTTTCCATCATTTTCATATAGGCTTTATCAAAGTCATGACCCTGTTTTTTGGTAAGGTCATTTATATGATCCTGATTTTTACCACCCAGTTCAGCAGGTAAGTTTACATTCTTGCCACGGGCAATTGTTTTTAACTCTTCACCGGCGGCACTATGATCCTTTACCATCATTTCTGCAAACATTTTTACCCGGGGATTCACAGCCTTTTGTTCGGCCAGCTTGCTGGCTTCAACTTCCGTCATGCCGCCAACGGCAGCATCATTCATAAATGTGTGGGTTTTATCATCCACCGTAGTAGTTGCCATCTTTGATGAATCGGGCATGTTGGTAACATCGCGATTGGCATCGGAGTTATTGGGTGGTGCTTCACTGATCCCGGTTGAATCGGCTGTTTTACCATTATTTGAGGCGGGGCCACCACAGGCAAATAAAGAAACCATAGCGCATACGGCAAATGAATAAAAGATTGTTTTTTTCATTCTGAACATTTTTTTAGTGTTTTATAAGTAGCGGCATGGAATAGTAGAGTTGATATATGTTTAGCATTTTTTATGCCCTGCCTGTGGGTAGCTGGCATAATCGTAATATTATGAATGATATAGGTTGATTGGGGATTTATGTCAACAAGAAGTAGGGCAGAAGGCAGAAGATTTCCGGCGGCGCAGGATAGTGATTAATCACAACCTTCGCGAACTGGCCTTCAGCGTTCAGCGTTTAACTTTCAGCTTAAAATAAATCCCCCGCCTCAGCCGAGACAGGGGATGTACAGATTTTAAAAACGGGACTTATTGGTGTTAAGAGATTCGCTTAATACTACAACCAACCGATCTTGATTGTTTTACCGATACTTCCTTCCCGGACAGCACCTCATTCATCGCTTCTTTTAAATGATGGCGGGTTACACTGGCAGCATCGGATGATGGACTGTCGTCAATGGCGCCATGATATACCAGCTTTCCATTTTTATCAAACAGAAAACATTCCGGTGTACGGGAGGCTCCAAATGCATCGGCCAATTCATTATTCTTATCCTCGGCATAATACCAATTGTAGGCCTGTTCTTTCGCATAAGCCTGCATGGCGGTCAATGATTCAGAACTTTTTCGGTTAGCTTCATTAGCATTCAATAAAACCACACCAATGCTTTTGTGTATTGCATATTGACAGATTTCCCTGGTACGGGCCTGATTGTTGATAACCACAGGGCAGGTATTACAACTAAACATTACCAGCAAGCCGTTCTCTTTCATAGCGTTTTTTAATGTCACCTCTTTGCCGGAAATGTCTTTTAACTTATTGTCTGCTTTGGGTATGCCTGATCCTAATGGCAATGGGTCTTTCATAGCAAATGCAAACAAAACCATTACAGGCAATAGCAGCAATAAGCCGGATATTGCTTTTTTCATTAGACATTTATTTATGATGTTATTAACAGGGGGGAATTACCAATAAGATCTTCATGGTACGGAGGTTCTTCATGAAAATTTTATTACGGAGCTTTCATTGTAGCAGATCTCTATGACAAACAGCTATGCAAAGTTTACTAAAAAATGCTGGTTTTACCTAGTAATTTCTGTGGTGCTGCTTTAAAATTTTATTAAAAAATGCAGATTAAATGTAATGTGAGCCGATTAACAAATGTTATACGCGGTCGCGAAAAATGAGGTCTTCATTTATATTATGCTGTTGTTTGTCGCGTTCATCGGCCATTGCCTTGATGGAGTGAATGCTTACATTCAATTCATACCCAATGAGCAATACGAGCGAATTAATATAAATTATAATCATCAGTACAATGATGGTGCCTATTGATCCATACAGGGCATTGTACTTGCCGAAGTTGTTTACAAAAATGGAAAAGCTTAAAGTGGTAAGGATGCTTAAGAACGTGGCCAGGATGGCGCCTGGTGAAAACAGGCGGAACCGTTTTTTTATAGCCGGTGCATATTTATAAATAAATGCAATGGCATAGAAGATGAGGGTAACTATAAACAACCACCTTGCTATACCAATTAATTGCAGTACGGTGGTGTTTTGAATACCTAACCATTTCAACACCGCGTTTTGCGCAATCAGTAATATTAAGCAGGCTAATATTAAGCCCATAATGATTACGGTGAGTTTGATGGCTACCATGCGGGTATTTAACCCGGTGCGTTTTTCAAAACCAATATAGTTTTTATTGAACGAACGCATTAAGCCCATCATGCCATTGGAAGCAAAAAAGATCAACAGCACAAAACCGAACGACAACAATGCGATGTGATCTTCTTTAAAAAAGCTGTCTACAAAGGTGATGATCCCTTTGTTATACGTATCGGCCGGAATAATGTCGCGAATGATAGAGTGCAGCTGCCGTTTTATTTGCCCCTTGCGTATAAACGGCAATTGTGGTATTAAAGTAAATAAGAACAGGCAGGAGGGCGGAATAGACATGATAAAGTTATACGAAACGGCCGATGCCCTTTCCGTTAAACCCACCCGGCGGATCTGTTCTTTAAAAAACTTTATTACATCGAACAGGGGTACCCCGTCGAAACCAGGTAATATTATCTTTTTACTTTTTTCTGCAAAAAAGCGAATAGGGGGTGAGTTTAATATAACGCGTTCTACGTTCATTTATGTCTTAATAAATTGCCTTTTTCA
The Niastella koreensis GR20-10 genome window above contains:
- a CDS encoding sodium-translocating pyrophosphatase, with protein sequence MDKLFYLAPAMGILGLLYTLLKFKWVSKQDAGTDRMKEISTYIAQGAMAFLRAEWKILGYFVVIVAILLGVMASANPDSHWSIAIAFIFGAILSATAGYIGMRVATKANVRTANAARTSLSKALAVSFTGGSVMGMGVAGLAVLGLSSLFLILKMIFAPNAGVDSPEMMRTIEVLTGFSLGAESIALFARVGGGIYTKAADVGADLVGKVEAGIPEDDPRNPATIADNVGDNVGDVAGMGADLFGSYVATVLATMVLGREAVVNDQFGGMSLILLPMMIAGVGILFSIIGTFFVRISESAGVNTSTVQKALNMGNWGSIVLTAIACVGLVFWILPTGEFHLIRDMANGTLITGSKTFTREGILGAIVVGLVVGTLMSIITEYYTAMGKRPVMSIIRQSATGHATNVIGGLAVGMESTLLPILVLAGGIWGSYQCAGLYGVGIAAAGMMATTAMQLAIDAFGPIADNAGGIAEMSELPKEVREKTDVLDAVGNTTAATGKGFAIASAALTALALFAAFVGVAKIPGINIYKADVLAALFVGGMIPFIFSSLAIRAVGEAAMAMVEEVRRQFRTIPGIMEGKGKPEYDKCVAISTNASIKKMIMPGLIAIASPLIIGFLLGPEALGGFLAGATVSGVLMGMFQNNAGGAWDNAKKSFEKGVEINGQIYYKKSEPHKASVTGDTVGDPFKDTSGPSMNILIKLMSIVSLVIAPTLAQIHSNGNTQTVHTEKKTVIPAPNRDLTNTYTVEKKFN
- a CDS encoding AsmA-like C-terminal region-containing protein, encoding MLKKILKITGISLGVLLVILFVAPFIFKGKIIAIAKEQINKNINAQVDFKDLSLSFFRHFPRVSVALEDLQVVGTDIFAKDTLISAKEIDVAVNLFSVIGGKNMKIYSVNIDEPRIHALVTKEGKANWDITKPDTATAPTATADTAASPFEMNLQHYAINNAYVKYDDATTGMSTELVNLTHEGSGDFTSDLFTLKTNTNADAVTFIYGGIPYLNNTKTGIDLDIVVDTKNSKYSWKTEEIALNGLKLATDGFFQLVNDSTYNMDINFKAPSTDFKSILSLIPAVYAQDFEKIKTSGKALFSGFIKGTYGGAKIPAYNVNLEIQDGFFQYPDLPKPVQHINLVLKVNNPDGVTDNAVVDIPKAHIEFGADPFDFHVLFQKPMTAQYIDAAAKGKLDLATITQFVKLPGTKLAGNLDADVQAKGSLAVVQKQQPGDFTAKGYIDISKLYYSSKDFPAPIQNTSARINFESPDALADHAVITIPAAHIEIGKDVVDLNLLLKTLASDPFFDGTAKGTFNLANIAQFYKFEPGTSLAGNLNANISVKGKKSSIDKSQYDAIQTAGNIQVTNVSYKSKDYPDGVNLKNTQLTFNPKNVTVNDVTGNFQGTNFNANGYFDNLIGYALKNETLAGTLNVSADKVDLNKLMGTTSATATPAPAAKDTATKAGAPAPASEPFAVPKNLNLTLNAKAGDVKYDKVDYKNIVGTLAVKDETVSMKDVKMEALDGTIALGGSYSTKASKKKPDISLNYDIQNLDIQKTFMAYNTVQKLMPIGQFIAGKLTSKLTLNGKLGETMMPDLSTLTGSGSMLLLQGVLNKFAPLDKLAGALNISALKEISLKDVKSYFDVADGKVFVKPFNVKVQDMDMEIGGKHGLDQSIDYVINMKVPREKLGSQANALVNNLVSQANSKGVPVKVSDVVNFKVNLGGSITNPTIKTDLAGSGNSLADDMKDQAKELVEAKKAAAKDTLASVKTQAVQAGKDYLTSVLSGRKDSTGTKDSAVKSNKQQLEEKGKGLLKGLFKKN
- a CDS encoding TrmH family RNA methyltransferase, whose translation is MTPERHDRLMAVLKKRQSDLTVVLENVSDPHNISAVMRTCDAVGIQEVYVLNNKIPRHKKWGARSSSSAAKWLSIYQFTDAEACFAALRQKYDRILTTHLSSDAVNLYDIDFTGRIALVFGNEHSGVSDEIRAMADGNFIIPQVGIIKSLNISVACAVTLYEAQRQKLLAGHYDKSRMPEQQMNELLEKWGVEEEMEIKNEEQRNEKGNIEY
- a CDS encoding redoxin domain-containing protein, with protein sequence MKHLIITASLILSALVGFTQTIKKVKVTEVEEYVKNSDHPIVLNCWATWCAPCNEEIPYFMESVKKYSEQKVELVLVSLDFAKSYPTKIAGQINKKHFEATFFWLNETNADYFCPKIDPKWDGTLPSTVYINPATGYRKFFGRPMTDRQIDLEVGRLVGLKK
- a CDS encoding DUF4142 domain-containing protein, which produces MKKTIFYSFAVCAMVSLFACGGPASNNGKTADSTGISEAPPNNSDANRDVTNMPDSSKMATTTVDDKTHTFMNDAAVGGMTEVEASKLAEQKAVNPRVKMFAEMMVKDHSAAGEELKTIARGKNVNLPAELGGKNQDHINDLTKKQGHDFDKAYMKMMESDHKDVVDMFEKCAKDGTDPDVKTFCSQKLPTLRMHLDSAKAINKSLK
- a CDS encoding thioredoxin family protein; its protein translation is MKKAISGLLLLLPVMVLFAFAMKDPLPLGSGIPKADNKLKDISGKEVTLKNAMKENGLLVMFSCNTCPVVINNQARTREICQYAIHKSIGVVLLNANEANRKSSESLTAMQAYAKEQAYNWYYAEDKNNELADAFGASRTPECFLFDKNGKLVYHGAIDDSPSSDAASVTRHHLKEAMNEVLSGKEVSVKQSRSVGCSIKRIS
- a CDS encoding YihY/virulence factor BrkB family protein, with protein sequence MNVERVILNSPPIRFFAEKSKKIILPGFDGVPLFDVIKFFKEQIRRVGLTERASAVSYNFIMSIPPSCLFLFTLIPQLPFIRKGQIKRQLHSIIRDIIPADTYNKGIITFVDSFFKEDHIALLSFGFVLLIFFASNGMMGLMRSFNKNYIGFEKRTGLNTRMVAIKLTVIIMGLILACLILLIAQNAVLKWLGIQNTTVLQLIGIARWLFIVTLIFYAIAFIYKYAPAIKKRFRLFSPGAILATFLSILTTLSFSIFVNNFGKYNALYGSIGTIIVLMIIIYINSLVLLIGYELNVSIHSIKAMADERDKQQHNINEDLIFRDRV